Below is a window of Diaminobutyricibacter sp. McL0608 DNA.
CGGGAAGGCGTCTGCCACAATGCCGGGCGAGCTCTTCAGCGACGAGAAGCTGGACCAGTCCGGAGTGTCGTCGATGTCGATCTGGCCGCCCTGCAACTGGAGCTTGCGGGTGTTCGCGTCGGGCACGACCGTCCAGGTCACGCTGTCGAGGGACGGCTTGCCCTTCTGCCAGTAGTTCGTGTTCTTGACGAGCTTGAGGGACTGACCCTTCTTCCATTCGCCCCACTTGAAGGGGCCGGTTCCGACGGGCGCCTGATAGAACTCGTCGGCGGTCTTGCCGCCGTAGTTCGCGGGGACGATGGCGTTGCTGAACAGGGAGAGGTCGGCGATGAGCGGCGCCCACGCGTACTTGGTCTTGATGGCGACGGTCTCGTCGTCGACGACGGAGACGTTCGCGATCGCCGCGTTGATGTAGCCCCAGCCGGTGTCGGCGGTGGCCGTGTCGGCATCGATCGAGAACTTGACGTCTTTCGCCGTCATCGGGGTGCCGTCGGAGAACGTCACACCGGAGCGGAGCTTGATCGTGTACGTCAGCTTGTCGGCCGAGACCGTGTAGCCCGTCGCCAGCCACGGCTTGACGTCGCGGCCGTCGTCGCTCACCGTGAACAGCGGTTCCATGATCTGTTCGAAGGTGAAGATCGACGGGTTGTCGAACGTCGTGGTGTTGTTCATCGAGACGGCGTCGGCCGGGCGGGCGATCACCAGGTCGCCACCCTTGGCGGACGTCCCACTGGACGTACCACCTCCGGCGCTACAGCCGGCGAGAATCACTGCCGCGACTCCTGCCAACGCCACCACTGCGATGCGTTTGGTCCTCTTCATCGACTACCTCACTTGTCGGGCACATTCAGTGCTCTAACGGATTGGATCATCTTCGTACCAAACAATCCAGAATCGCAACTCGGAAACAAGATTGTTACATTCATTACAGGTCGGTACGCTGACAGGATGCTCGTACTGCGCGATTTCCGGGAAGGTGACTTCGACGCCATCCGCGCGTGGGCGCCGACGCCCGACGACGTGTACCTGTTCGCCGGTTCGGCGCGGTTGTGGCCGCTCGATGACGCCCTGCTGCGCGAGTGGTTGCACGCCGAGAGGGTCACGGCGTGGACGGCAGTGGACCCGGATGCGAGAGATACGCCCGTCGGCCACATCGAGCTCGTGAGAACGGGGGAGGTGACGGGCCGGCTGGCCCGCGTCCTTCTCGACCCGACCGTGCGCGGCAAGGGCTACGGCCGCGCGCTGGTGGCGGCAGCGGTCGACGCCGCGGTCGCGAGTGGTACCACCACGATCGACCTCAACGTGATCTCAGGCAACGTCCCGGCGATCGCGACCTACCGGAGCCTGGGATTCGTCGCGCTCGGCCCCAACCCCGAGCATCCGGACATGACGCGGATGCGCCTGCTGGCCGGTGTGCGCAGCTGACGGTCGAAGGTGATTCGCAGGCCGCGTAGATTGTTGCCCGTGGATCTACAACTGCGCGATCAGGTCGTTCTCGTCGTCGGTGGGGCCGGATACATCGGCTCGGTTGTGACCGAGCGCTTCAGGCAGGAAGGCGCGACGACCGTCGTGGCATCGCGCCGCGCTTCGGATGACCTCGACAGTGTTGTCATGGACGCCACTGATCCGGTATCCGTCCGGTCGGCCATCGCGGGGGTCGTCTCGACGCACGGCCGCATCGGCGCACTCGTCGTGACCGCCGCGCCGTCGGCGCAGACCCTGGATCCGGCTCGGAGTTCGGAACCGGAGCAGATCCTCGAGGCCGTCGATTCGAAGGCCCTCGCCTTCTTGCGCGTCGCGACGGAGGTCATCCCGAACATGCGCGAGGCGGGTTACGGCCGGATCGTCGTCATCAGTGGCCAGAATGCGCTCGTCACGGGGAACATCACAGGCTCGGTGCGCAACGCGGCGACCATCATGGTCGCTAAGAACCTTGCCGACGAACTGGCCGGCACCGGCATCGCGGTCAACGCGGTGAACCCCGGCCTCGTCGCCGACGACCCGCCTCGCGAGGTCGGGATCGGTCGAGCCGGCTCCACCAGCACTCAGCAGGTGGCTGACCTCGTCGCCTTCCTCGCCTCGCCGATCTCCGGGGTGTCGGGCGAATCGATCGCGGTGGGACACCGTGTGCGCGGGGTCATGTCGTTCTAGGTCAGCCGGCGTACGAGGTGGACGGTGACCGTATCCCCGACGTCTTTGCCGAGCCGCGCGCGCATCTTTGCGCTGAGCGAGAGCATGTGGCCGCCCTTGCCTGTGACCATGAGTCCGATGTTCGGCATCGGGAAACCGTCTACCGTCGCGTCGACGCGCACAGCCTTCTTGGTGCCGAAGAGCGATGCGGAGTCTGGCACCTCGACGCATGACCAGATGCTGCCTTTGACATCGACTCCGATCGGCGCCGTGAACGTGTGATCCAGGGGTCCGGGTTCGGTACTCAAGGGCTGCTCTTCCGCGTCGTTGGAATCCTCATTCTTTCAGAGGCAGACGACATCGCCCGCGGTTCTCGCGGGCGGGCGCTCTCGTGATGGGTGGGGGAGCGTCCGGGGCGAGGTCATAATTCGCTCGGCAAGAATTATGAGCTAGAGCCGAAGCTCATAAAGAGACATCGCCCGCTTCCCTCTGCAGGAGATGCGGGCGATGTCATTTGTGGAGCTCTGGTGCGTTGGCCTCGACCTCAGCTGATCTTGCGGCGGTAGATGGTGATCGCGAAGCCGTAGGCGATGACGAGGATGCCCACGAGCCAGGCGAGCGCGATCCAGATGTCGCTGCCGACCGGTTGCTCGGCGAACAGTGCCCGGATGGTGTTCACGATGGAGGTCACCGGCTGGTGCTCGGCGAACCAGGCGACCGGGCCCGGCATCGAGTCGGTGGGCACGAACGCGGAGCTGATGAACGGCAGGAAGATCAGCGGGTAGCTGAACGCGCTCGCGCCGTCCACGGTCTTCGCCGACAGCCCTGCGATCACCGCGAGCCAGGTCAGCGCGAGGGTGAACAGGATCAGGATGCCGGCCACGGCGAGCCAGGCGGCGACGGATGCCCCGGTGCGGAACCCCATGATCAGCGCGACACCGATGACGACCGTCACCGAGATCAGGTTCGCGACCAGGGAGGTGAGCACGTGGCCCCAGAGAACGCTAGACCGCGCGATCGGCATGGACTGGAAGCGTTCGAAGATGCCGCCCTGCAGGTCGAGGAAGAGCCGGTACGAGGTGTAAGCGACGCCCGACGCGATCGTGATCAGCAGGATGCCGGGGAGCAGGTAGTTCACATACGACTCGCTGGATCCGGTGTTGATCGCGCCGCCCAGGACATATACGAACAGCAGCATCAACGCGATCGGAGTGACCGCGGTCGTGATGATGGTGTCGGGACTGCGGAGGATGTGGCGCAGCGAGCGGCCGGTGAGGACACTGGTGTCGCTGAGGACGTGGGTGGTCATCGTGATTCCTTTCCTGCGGGGACCGCGCCTTCCGTGCGGTCGTCAGTGGTGTCTGTAGTGCCGGTGTCACCGACGAGTGCGAGGAAGACGTCCTCGAGGGAGGGCTGCTTCTCGACGTATTCGACTTTGGCGGCCGGGAGGAGCTGTTTGAGCTCGGCGAGCGTGCCGTTCTGGATGATCGTGCCCTGGTGCAGGATCGCGATCCGGTCGGCGAGATGCTCGGCTTCATCCAGGGTCTGGGTGGTGAGCAGCACGGTCGTGCCCTGCCCTGCGAGCCGCTTGACGGTCTGCCACACCTCGATGCGCGCCTGCGGATCGAGTCCGGTGGTCGGTTCGTCGAGGAAGATGACCGGTGGGTTGCCGATCAGGCTCATCGCGATGTCCAGCCGGCGTCGCATACCGCCCGAATACGTGCCCGCCTTGCGGCCGCCTGCCTCGGTGAGTGCGAAGCGGGCGAGCAGCTCGTCGGCGATCCCACCCGGGTCCTTCAGGTGACGAAGCCGCGCGACAAGCACGAGGTTCTCCTTGCCGGTGAGCACCTCATCGACCGCCGCGAACTGTCCGGTCAGGCTGATCGACTCGCGCACATCGCCTGGTTGGGCGGCGACGTCGAAGCCGTGGACGGTGGCGGTGCCCTCGTCGGCCTTGAGCAGCGTCGAGAGGATCTTCACCAGGGTGGTCTTGCCGGCGCCGTTCGAACCGAGCAGTGCGAAGATGCTCCCCGCTGCCACGTCGAAGTCGACGCCCTGCAGTACGTGCAGGTCTTTGAATGATTTCTTGATCCCCTGCACCCGGATCGCCGGTTCGTTGGCCATCACTTCTCCCCTTGTTCTGCGTCCTCGACCGCCTTGACCAGACGGGCGCGCTCCTTGTCGATCCACTGCTTTCCGCTGTAGGCCTGCGTGAAGGCCTCGGCGAACTCCACGGGGTCGTCGCCGACGATCTCGCTCACCGGCGTCCCGTCCACCGCTGCCCGCTCCCAGAGGTCTGCGAAGTCGCTGACCATCGTGACGAGCGTGTCGCCGTCGGTGATGCCTCCGGCGTACATGAAGTACCGCTCGAATGCCTTTGCGGATGCCCGGTACGGCTCCGGCAGTGCCTCGATGCGGGCCTTGTACTGCTTGTACTGCTTCTTCTGTTCGAGCGACCCGGTGAGGACCTCGATCCATTTTGCGGCCATGATTACTCTCCTTGTTCCTTCGGGTCTTCGATGTGGTGATGGAGCTGTTCGATTCGTTCTGCGAGGAAGCTCCAGCTCCTCCAGAACTCTTCGAGGTACTCGCTGCCTGTTCCGTTGAGCGAGTACACCTTGCGTGGCGGTCCCTTCTCGGACGGGACTTTCGCCACGTCTACGAAGCCGCGCTGCTCGATTCTGACCAGCAGCGCGTAGACAGTGCCTTCGACGATGTCGGAGAAGCCCTGATCGCGCAGTCGGGCCGTGATCTCGTACCCGTAGGCCGGTTGTACGGCCAGGATGGCGAGGACGATTCCCTCGAGCGTGCCCTTGAGCATCTCGGTCATCTGCTTGGCCATGAGCCCCTCCTTTAGCTACTCGGTGTTGCTGACTACCACTAGATAGTAACACCGAATAGCAGTGGCGCAAGAGGGGAATCTAGAAAATTCCGGGAGCCTTTTCGCGAACGTGATCAGCGTGCGGTTCGACCATTCGGACGCGCGGGATCCAGCAGCGGACGGTGTCGCGATACCGCTTGAACTCATCGCCGTACCGCTTCTCCAGGTCGGCTTCCTCGTGAGGCCGCACGGCATAGTTCCAGACGAGTGACCCCACGACCGCGTACGCGATCACCAGCCACGACTGCAGGATGAGGCCGACCGCGACGCCCTGAGCGATGCCCGCGATCGCCATCGGATTGCGCACCGAGCGATAAGGCCCAGCGATGACAAGGTGGTTCGGCATTGCAGCGGGGAGGGGCGTGCCCTGGCCGCGGGTCGACATCACGACGGCGGACCAGATGCCGAGAGCGCTGGCGAGCACGAAGAGTGCGACACCGGGCGCGCTCGCGAACGGCGGCAAGGGGAGGGCAACCGCCCACCGGCGCTCGAGGGCGACAATCCCGAGCGGGATCACGATCAGGAAGAGTCCCCAGAACACGACGATCTGCCCGAAGGTCGAAACCAGATGGGATGCGGCGGTCGGGCGAGCGCCGGCGGGACGGAATGCGAACGGGCCGCGGATCAGCCAACCGGTAGGGATGTTCCCGAAGACGACGAGGCAGAGCGCGATCGCCGAACAGGCTGCGGCCGCACCCATGAGGAGCACGCCCCAGCCGGCTTCGGTCGTGATCGTCGCGTAGAGCGCCAGCCCGGCGGTGACGAGCCCCGTCCATCCTGTGCTCACGACAGCGGCCGCGCGGAGGCCGAATGCCGCCGCCGCCGAGGCGACGACGAACAGGGGGATGTCGAAGGCGGCCACGACGATCGGGTCGAGGTGACCGAGGGTCGTCTCGCGAACGAGGGGGGATGCGAACACCGCGACCCACCACGCGATCCCGGCGACCGCCTGCACGGCGAAATATCGTCGACCCCATTGCATGGTCACAGGGTATCTGTCGAGCGTACTGTTCGATGCGTGGACGATGATGCCGGAGACTGGTTCCTCAGCCGCGCCGAATTGGGGAGGCTGGCACCCGATGCGCGGACCGGAGCCGTCCGGCTGGCGCCCTGGTCAGAGGGCAACCTCGTACGGCCGCTGGTGCATGGCGCGACCTACTTCGCCCGGCTCCACAGCGAGTTGACCGCATTGCAGCCGGGCGACCGGGTGTGGTTCACGGACTGGCGTGGCGACCCGGATGAGCGGCTGCTCCCGGATGGCCCGTCGATCGGCGAGGTGCTCGCCGATCTGGCCCGCACAGGAGTACAGGTGCGCGGGCTGGTCTGGCGTTCGCACGGAGAACGGGTGTCGGCGCCGATCAGCGGCCGGTCGAATGCCCACCTCGGCCGAGAGGTCAACGATGCCGGCGGCGAAGTCCTGCTCGATCAGCGGGTGCGCGTATTCGGGTCGCATCACCAGAAGTTCTTCGTCATCCGGCATGCGGACGACCCATCGCAGGATGTCGCATTCGTTGGCGGCATAGACCTCTCCCACAGCCGCCGGGACGACGCCGAGCACGCAGGAGACCCGCAGGCGGTGAGCATGGATCCCCGCTATGGCAAGCGACCACCGTGGCACGATGCCGCACTCGAATTGCGCGGCCCTGTGGTGGCAGACCTGCTGGCCGTGTTCTCCGAACGCTGGAACGACCCGCATCCCCTTGACCACCGCAACCCGTATCGGATGCTGCTGCAGCGGCTCGCCGACATGCCCCGGCATCCGAAGCCGCTGCCCGAGGCGGCACCGGCACCGGCTGTGGCGGGTCCGCACGCCGTCCAGCTCCTGCGAACCTACGCGCCCAAACGGCCGCCGTTCCCGTTCGCGCCGCGCGGGGAGCGGACCATCGCGCGCGCCTACGCGAAAGCCTTCGCCCGCGCTCGCTCCTTCATCTACATCGAGGACCAGTATTTCTGGTCGAAGGAGGTCGCCGCGGGTATCGCCAGGGCTCTCGTCAGGAACCCGCGATTGCAGGTCATCGTGGTGGTGCCCCGCTATCCCGATTGGGACGGTCCGCTCGCCGGACCTCCGAAACGGCTCGGTCAGCTGCGTGCCATCTCGATGCTGCGCCGGGCTGCATCCGACCGGATAGGCGTGTTCGATCTCGAGAACACAGCGGGGACTCCCATCTACCTCCACGCGAAGATCTGCATCGTCGACGACCTCTGGATGACCTGCGGGTCCGACAACTTCAACCGTCGCTCCTGGACTTCGGACAGCGAACTCACCTGCGCCGTCTTCGATCAGGGCGCGGAGGGGCATCCCCGCGACCGCTTGGCCCAAGAGTTGCGCCTGCAGCTCTGGGCCGAACACCTCGGCTTCGCCCCGGATGACCCGCGTCTCCTCGACGCCGACGGGGGACTTGCGCTGTGGAAGGCGAGTGCGGACGCGCTCGATCGGTGGCACGAGACCGTGCGCGACTCTCCGCGACCGACCGGACAGGTGCGCCGCCACCGCATCGAACCGGTCTCCCGACTCCAACGGCTCTGGGCGGACCCGCTCAACAGCCTCATCGTCGATCCGGATGCTCGCCCCCGCCGCCTGCGCGGCACCTCGAAGTTCTGAACCCGACGGCTCCGATCGCTACGGTGGAGCCATGACTTTCGCAGATGTGAGCGCCGAGCTGGAGCGGGCCATCGCCCTCGGGTATGAGCGCCGGGATCGCAACGACATGGCTCCGACGATCGCGTACTTCGAGAACCTTCTCGCCGAGAATCCGGGCCTTCCTGTGCTGATCTACGAGGTGGCGGGCGCCTACGATACAGCGGGCGAGGAGCTCACCGCGAAGTCCCTGTACGAGGAGGCGCTCGCCGCAGGCCTGTCGGGAGAACGGCTCCGGATGTGCCTGTGCCAGTACGGCAGCACCTTGCGCTGGCTCGGCGAACTCGACCGCTCGCTGGAGGTACTCGAGGATGCTCGGATCAGGTTCCCGGAGTCGGATGCCGTGCGCATCTTCCTCGCGCTCACCCTGAATGAGCTGGGCCGTGCGGATGAGGCGGTCGGTGTGCTTCTCGGCACGATCACCGCCCATGCAGACAGCACCGATCTCGGACGTTACGCGACCGGGCTCTCGAGTCTCGCGGACTGGTACGCGCAGGGGCGCCCCGGGTCGTGAGCTATTCGCCGGAGCCGACGAGCAGCACCAGTTTTCCGCTCACGCGACCGGCCTCGCCGACGCGGTGCGCCTCCGCGATGTCTGCGAGGGGGAAGGTCTGCACGGTCGGGATCGAGAACTGACCTGACTCGATCAGAACGCCGACCCCTGCGATGGCGTGGAACGCGCGGCCGTCTTCCCCGCGGCTGAACCGCACCCCGTGTTCTCGTGCCCCGACGAAGTCGGCGATCGTCACGACGTTCTCCGCGCCGCCGGCCAGCCCGATGAGCTCGGGCAGGATGCCGCTCCCGGCGACGTCGAGCGCGCGGTCGACGCCATCCGGTGCCAGGGCGCGAACACGTTCCCTGAGACCGTCGCCGTAGGCGACAGGCTCGGCGCCGAGCGACCTCAGGTAGTCGTGGTTGGCGACACCCGCGGTGCCGATCACCCGCGCCCCCCGAACCGCAGCGAGCTGGACGGCGGCGCTGCCGATGCCGCCGGAGGCGCCACTGACCAGCAACGTCGTTCCAGCTCCGACGCCGAGCTGGTCGAGCGCGCGGGTGGCCGTCTCGACAGCCGCCGGAAGTGCGGCAGCGCCGGCGAAATCAAGGGAAGGTGGGATCGGCGCATAGTAGGACAGCACGGCGAGTTCTGCCTGGGCCGCTCCGTCCTCGGATGCGCCGAACACGCGGTCGCCGATCCTCACGTCGTCGACGCCCGCCCCCAGCTCGTCGACGACGCCCGCCGCCTCGTAGCCGAGGGTCTGCGGGAGCTCGGGATCCATCTGGCCCTGGCGTTTCTTCCAGTCGCTCGCGTTGACGCCGGCAGCGCGCACTGCGATGCGGACCTGGCCGGGACCCGGATGCGGATCGGGCAGTTCCACGATCTCGAGGACCTCCGGGCGGCCGAACCGGCTGAACCTGGCTGCTTTCATCGTGTGCTCCGTTCTCTCGCAGTCCTGAGTTCCGCGGCCTGAGCTGAGGCGGACAGGCGCCGATCAGCTCGGCTCGTGGACGAGCTGCCGCACCTCGACGGGCGAGAACCTGGCTTCGACGAAGCGCCCGGCGATCTCGACCGCCCGGTCGATGCTCGCGCAGTCGACGAGGTAGAACCCGCCGACCCACTCTTTGGCCTCGATGAACGGTCCGTCCGTCGTGTGCACGCGCTTGTGGGAGTCCG
It encodes the following:
- a CDS encoding YciI family protein gives rise to the protein MRYQILIYNNPAFDDALENGLRDELDATHGAVIRELQASGELIETNELSTEAAVVVRTDSHKRVHTTDGPFIEAKEWVGGFYLVDCASIDRAVEIAGRFVEARFSPVEVRQLVHEPS
- a CDS encoding ABC transporter permease, with translation MTTHVLSDTSVLTGRSLRHILRSPDTIITTAVTPIALMLLFVYVLGGAINTGSSESYVNYLLPGILLITIASGVAYTSYRLFLDLQGGIFERFQSMPIARSSVLWGHVLTSLVANLISVTVVIGVALIMGFRTGASVAAWLAVAGILILFTLALTWLAVIAGLSAKTVDGASAFSYPLIFLPFISSAFVPTDSMPGPVAWFAEHQPVTSIVNTIRALFAEQPVGSDIWIALAWLVGILVIAYGFAITIYRRKIS
- a CDS encoding ABC transporter substrate-binding protein, which translates into the protein MKRTKRIAVVALAGVAAVILAGCSAGGGTSSGTSAKGGDLVIARPADAVSMNNTTTFDNPSIFTFEQIMEPLFTVSDDGRDVKPWLATGYTVSADKLTYTIKLRSGVTFSDGTPMTAKDVKFSIDADTATADTGWGYINAAIANVSVVDDETVAIKTKYAWAPLIADLSLFSNAIVPANYGGKTADEFYQAPVGTGPFKWGEWKKGQSLKLVKNTNYWQKGKPSLDSVTWTVVPDANTRKLQLQGGQIDIDDTPDWSSFSSLKSSPGIVADAFPSTQIDYVAFNQQRAPFNDVHVRRAIAYSIDRQALVKAVLFGNGSAANSLLSPGTPFYDKDAKGPKYDTATAKAELAKSSVPNGFSTSILIRSGDANQASVAQILQSELKKLGITVTIKQLDPTANKQARLKSDFDMTLSAWTMDIPDPDEWTTFAVDPSGGAKSAFTYYNNPKVIAINKQAQQEIDPAKRQALYSQLQTLTGDDAFLAYTYYSPYAYATTDKVKGFHVTPLGNYHVEDITKSK
- a CDS encoding DUF1905 domain-containing protein, whose amino-acid sequence is MSTEPGPLDHTFTAPIGVDVKGSIWSCVEVPDSASLFGTKKAVRVDATVDGFPMPNIGLMVTGKGGHMLSLSAKMRARLGKDVGDTVTVHLVRRLT
- a CDS encoding ABC transporter ATP-binding protein; amino-acid sequence: MANEPAIRVQGIKKSFKDLHVLQGVDFDVAAGSIFALLGSNGAGKTTLVKILSTLLKADEGTATVHGFDVAAQPGDVRESISLTGQFAAVDEVLTGKENLVLVARLRHLKDPGGIADELLARFALTEAGGRKAGTYSGGMRRRLDIAMSLIGNPPVIFLDEPTTGLDPQARIEVWQTVKRLAGQGTTVLLTTQTLDEAEHLADRIAILHQGTIIQNGTLAELKQLLPAAKVEYVEKQPSLEDVFLALVGDTGTTDTTDDRTEGAVPAGKESR
- a CDS encoding PadR family transcriptional regulator is translated as MAKQMTEMLKGTLEGIVLAILAVQPAYGYEITARLRDQGFSDIVEGTVYALLVRIEQRGFVDVAKVPSEKGPPRKVYSLNGTGSEYLEEFWRSWSFLAERIEQLHHHIEDPKEQGE
- a CDS encoding GNAT family N-acetyltransferase, which codes for MLVLRDFREGDFDAIRAWAPTPDDVYLFAGSARLWPLDDALLREWLHAERVTAWTAVDPDARDTPVGHIELVRTGEVTGRLARVLLDPTVRGKGYGRALVAAAVDAAVASGTTTIDLNVISGNVPAIATYRSLGFVALGPNPEHPDMTRMRLLAGVRS
- a CDS encoding methyltransferase family protein; protein product: MQWGRRYFAVQAVAGIAWWVAVFASPLVRETTLGHLDPIVVAAFDIPLFVVASAAAAFGLRAAAVVSTGWTGLVTAGLALYATITTEAGWGVLLMGAAAACSAIALCLVVFGNIPTGWLIRGPFAFRPAGARPTAASHLVSTFGQIVVFWGLFLIVIPLGIVALERRWAVALPLPPFASAPGVALFVLASALGIWSAVVMSTRGQGTPLPAAMPNHLVIAGPYRSVRNPMAIAGIAQGVAVGLILQSWLVIAYAVVGSLVWNYAVRPHEEADLEKRYGDEFKRYRDTVRCWIPRVRMVEPHADHVREKAPGIF
- a CDS encoding phospholipase D family protein → MDDDAGDWFLSRAELGRLAPDARTGAVRLAPWSEGNLVRPLVHGATYFARLHSELTALQPGDRVWFTDWRGDPDERLLPDGPSIGEVLADLARTGVQVRGLVWRSHGERVSAPISGRSNAHLGREVNDAGGEVLLDQRVRVFGSHHQKFFVIRHADDPSQDVAFVGGIDLSHSRRDDAEHAGDPQAVSMDPRYGKRPPWHDAALELRGPVVADLLAVFSERWNDPHPLDHRNPYRMLLQRLADMPRHPKPLPEAAPAPAVAGPHAVQLLRTYAPKRPPFPFAPRGERTIARAYAKAFARARSFIYIEDQYFWSKEVAAGIARALVRNPRLQVIVVVPRYPDWDGPLAGPPKRLGQLRAISMLRRAASDRIGVFDLENTAGTPIYLHAKICIVDDLWMTCGSDNFNRRSWTSDSELTCAVFDQGAEGHPRDRLAQELRLQLWAEHLGFAPDDPRLLDADGGLALWKASADALDRWHETVRDSPRPTGQVRRHRIEPVSRLQRLWADPLNSLIVDPDARPRRLRGTSKF
- a CDS encoding SDR family NAD(P)-dependent oxidoreductase; the encoded protein is MDLQLRDQVVLVVGGAGYIGSVVTERFRQEGATTVVASRRASDDLDSVVMDATDPVSVRSAIAGVVSTHGRIGALVVTAAPSAQTLDPARSSEPEQILEAVDSKALAFLRVATEVIPNMREAGYGRIVVISGQNALVTGNITGSVRNAATIMVAKNLADELAGTGIAVNAVNPGLVADDPPREVGIGRAGSTSTQQVADLVAFLASPISGVSGESIAVGHRVRGVMSF
- a CDS encoding DUF1048 domain-containing protein, which produces MAAKWIEVLTGSLEQKKQYKQYKARIEALPEPYRASAKAFERYFMYAGGITDGDTLVTMVSDFADLWERAAVDGTPVSEIVGDDPVEFAEAFTQAYSGKQWIDKERARLVKAVEDAEQGEK
- a CDS encoding tetratricopeptide repeat protein, with translation MTFADVSAELERAIALGYERRDRNDMAPTIAYFENLLAENPGLPVLIYEVAGAYDTAGEELTAKSLYEEALAAGLSGERLRMCLCQYGSTLRWLGELDRSLEVLEDARIRFPESDAVRIFLALTLNELGRADEAVGVLLGTITAHADSTDLGRYATGLSSLADWYAQGRPGS
- a CDS encoding NADP-dependent oxidoreductase: MKAARFSRFGRPEVLEIVELPDPHPGPGQVRIAVRAAGVNASDWKKRQGQMDPELPQTLGYEAAGVVDELGAGVDDVRIGDRVFGASEDGAAQAELAVLSYYAPIPPSLDFAGAAALPAAVETATRALDQLGVGAGTTLLVSGASGGIGSAAVQLAAVRGARVIGTAGVANHDYLRSLGAEPVAYGDGLRERVRALAPDGVDRALDVAGSGILPELIGLAGGAENVVTIADFVGAREHGVRFSRGEDGRAFHAIAGVGVLIESGQFSIPTVQTFPLADIAEAHRVGEAGRVSGKLVLLVGSGE